Below is a window of Phoenix dactylifera cultivar Barhee BC4 chromosome 7, palm_55x_up_171113_PBpolish2nd_filt_p, whole genome shotgun sequence DNA.
AGGCAAAGCTTAGGTATCTACCTTATGTCTTCGTTGTACTTAATTTAAGGATCCAAGTTTTCTAGTGGAGTTAGGTTGTTCTCTTTGCTTATACGGCCAAAGATAATCACAAGTGACAGCAGTATTTCCACCAAGTTTGTTATCAAAAACAGTTGATTAAAGTTCTGAATTATGGTGTTTCGTTCAGTCTATATCACCTTGACTGTTGATTAGTTTggttcttgtatttttttttctctctctctctctcattctttATACATTCTACTATTTTTTGATAAAGTACGTGGCCTTGCCTTTCGTGTCACTCAGGAAAGTATGACTTCTACTCAAACATTTGGCTTTATTTTAGTAGTTTTAGTAGCCAACATCCACGCATAGAAGCTTACATTCTGTACTGCCGAGTGAGCAGACGATCATGACATCATAATTCAGAAATCATGTCTTTCTTGGAGGAGTATCCTTTGACTTATATTCTTTGAACCACATATTTATGATCAAAGTCGCAACGTTGTTTCTTACCAAAAGACAGTCTACGTTGTTTCTAAAATGCCCCACGCCCGGACGGTTCATTGGCGGATATACTTTTCTTTCATTTATACCGAAATAGTGCTGGGGTGACGTATCCACACGTAAAGCGGTGAGCCCACAGATCGGAGAAGGCACGCAAAAATTTGCGACCTATATCGAACATTTTCTGATAGAAGGAGGCCTAGTAATGGAACTGCTATACGGATaggctggtccctccccctcctctcctattgaaccaacaaaaaaaaaagaaaaagaaaaaaaagacagtCTATATGATTTATCATGGCGGCCAACATTGACTAAGGTATGGGATTTTGATGCATGTGTCAAAGATCTTAGTTCGGAATGGCAATTTATTTTTGCCCCATTGGGTACCCACCCTTCCAAGGAAGGTTATATGTGAGCAGTCTGTAGTCAAGGACAGGGTTGGGCATTTAAAATAAAACCTATGGCGGGTTTGGGATAGAGACGGGTAATAACATGACCACACCAAACTCGATCTAAGTtattaactaaaatattttttaaattattttttttaatttaagttatatttgattttaaaaaaatagtatttctatttgttatttatattattattgaacGTTTGGTTTGTTATATTCTATATTTTAAcattataattaatttaatattatataaagtggtattgaggtttttttttttttttagtaattgATTTGAatgctgaaaagaaaaataatagtttTTGTAGTTTTACGTATCAtggcatgtttttttttttaataaaaacagCATTTCATATAATTCTAAATCTCGACATGTCCTTTCATTTAACCCTAAACAAGGCAGGGCAGGGCATATTGGAGATTTAAATGTACCCGAAAGATAGACTCTTAGGTAGATATAGGTTGGGGATATGTATATAGTTTTCCATCACAGGTCGGGTGCGCACTAGTATACCAGTCCCTTGCCTACCTTGTCACTATCCCTAATTTTAGTGCTGGAAGATTGTTTTGTCCATTTTGGCAGTGAAATTGTTCATTGTagatttttcctttttgttcctGCGAGAACGAACAATCTTTGACAATTTTGGCAATGAACTATACAACTTTACTATGCCGTCAATGTGTTCATACCTCAGTGTCAAAGTAGAGGATGTTCCATGTATTCTCAGCTtcaattctttgacccttatttGGCTACGACATCAGCCACCAAATTTGCTTTATAGTGTATATGCCAAGTTGTTTTCTGTTGAGTTTAGACCTGCTCTAGTTTGAATTGGAGAGGTCCATTCCTCAATCACCAGCTAGTATGCATTGAGGAACCATTAGTGATTGAGTAGGACAGTAGCAATGTTGGACATATATTTTGTTGGGGAAAATATCGGATACCTTGATCTTGGGCCGACCTAGACCTTTTACCTAGGATGTAAGCCAAGGAGAACAATCTTGACTCCAGCCGAGAGCCGACCAACCGAAGTGAGCTACTTCAGCCTGAGCCAAGGAGTCGATCAGCTAAGGAGCCATCAGCCGAAGAGAACAATCAGGACGTATCGACAAGGACTGACAGTCCCAACAACCAACAACTCTAGCAGCCCACAGTCAAGGCAGCACCACGGCCTGCACCCCACCAGTGTTGTTTGCTATCCACACGAACTAGCACCCACTCCTCAACCGTACTACCAGCCGTTACCTGGTTATCATATAAAGGGGTGGCTAGAAGGCCTCAGGTATGCATGTAATATTACTTACAGTGACCACACTCTGCTAAAATTCTTTCTCTTTTAAGATGTTGTCTCGttattctgacttaggcattggAGAATTTTTCGTTAAAACTCTCTAATAAGTAAACTTTTTGCAGGCCACATCCAGAGGAGATCCACCCCAACATCTCAGCTAGCTTGCTTAGCTTGTCTCGAGCCGATCTTCAGGTCGTCCGAGCTGTACTTCGACCTCAGTCCGAATTTGACGGCAACATATCACAAGAAGCCTGCTTAATCAAGCTATCATTTTGCAATACATTGAAGGCTAGTAATTGGGACTCAGATCTCCCTAATTCAACTCCAAACTTGAGAGGATTCCAACTCTTGTCGAAGTTCATTAAGCAATTTCCACCATGATCTCTTTGATCATCCAATGTATTTAGTTACCTTGAGCATCTAAGATTAAAGCTGACCTTAGGGTCTTAATATAACAATAATTGCTATTCAGATAATATTATCATATCATGCCTATGTATTGAAGGCAATCAGCATAACATGCAGACTCTTAGCATACACCAActtgatatttatataaattagtATCATGGAGCTGATGTAGTGCTAGCTAACTCTAGGCTGATCCTCATTTTCAAATATTGTTGATCAATTCtctcgaagaaaaaaaaaaacaccgctGATCAAAACTATTttcaatttaaaaataaaaaaattactaatGAGTTTTATTGGAGAAATTCTTACACAAAAATTAGATGCTCTGAGATAGTatgaatcagaaaacaaaataatgcGTCGTAACTTATTAAGGATGGATGATTACAACTATCACcttcatataatattattttgtcaAATTATGATCACGATCTAATCTCTCCAATCTTGTGATTCTCAAACTCAAAACCCCAGATGCTCTAAACCTAAAGATTTGTAAATATAATTATCATTTTCTAAATTTGGTTGTCACAGTACATCCACATAAAAGAATTATTTATGTGCCTTGATTAGCACACTACATGTTAGGTAAACAAAGCAAAACGAAAGGTAGTGTCCCCCCAACTTCATGCCATGCATTAATTTGCACAACAAGAAGCATAAAAATTTAGTGCTTTGCCCCCAAACAAAGAAcctattaataataataataaaaaggaaCACGTATTGTGGGCCCCCACAAATCGTGTACTCGGTGGTGGACCCAGGGCCGCCTTGGGTGCTTTTCGTGTAGATCGCGGTTACCCACCACGGTGCACGTGCAGGTCGgccgcgtccgacccggccaCCCGCTTCTCGAACGTCTAATGGCTATTTCTGCACTGATATCTTTATCTCCatagggaagaaaaaaaaaaacctcaactcctctctccctctcttaggATATCTTTTATGAACGTTCGGGTTAGGGAGAGAGGGGATCTACGGTTTTCGATGCATCTATATTTTCTCCTCTCATAGTATCGAGGTAAGTCCCTTTTGATGGGAAAAATCGAAGTTTTGATACGATTTTTGAAGTTTTTGTTAGAGGTGTTGAAGTTGTCTGCTGCTTCTGATCTGGATGTCTAAAAACTGAAGCTTGTTGTTGCGGGATTTGATTGATCTTGGATagaaaaatagctttttttttctcctccatATATACGTATGGTTGCTGGTTTCTGCGAAGCTTGGTTGTTATTGGGTGCATATGTTGTTCAATTTTGACTGTTGAGAGAGATTTGAGATGATATGATCTTGTGATTTTGGCGTAGTTTTGATCGATGAGGATGGAAATGTTTTTGTTGAATGGCTGtaggtttttcttttaaagaaaaTTTTGGTTGATTCTGATAGCTTATATTAAAGTATGCAGGATTTGAAAGAATATAAATTTTGTGCATGTTtggtttttttgaagaaaaaaatgcaAACGTATGCTAAATATCGGATATGAAAGCTAGCTCGGTATAAATAAGGCATAATTATTTACGATTTTTTCTTGTAGGATTTATGAAACGAGGGAAGGGGTTGTTTTGGTAGTGCCACGTAGATGTTTTTGGGGAAAATGACATGTAGTGAGCTACTTATGGAGATTTTGGAAGTTATTTGAGGCAATAGGCTTTCAACTTGAGTTAACTCTACCTTGCACTAATGAGAAGCACTAGTTATTGATAATTAAAAGAAGGTGTCTTGGTGCATGCTATTTTAAGATGATATAATGTTGGTCAGGAAGGTTGTGAACCAAAGGATTGGCAATTCAGTTGAAGCGGGAATGCATTCCGAAGAGTTTTTCGTGAATTGGGTTGTTTCGGGACCTTGGACCTATTTTATCAGAGGGATGGAGATATGGATGAGTAACTCTGACAAGGAGAATGAGGTGCATATATCCCTGTGAGAATATTGTATTATCAGGTTTATGGGATATGCAGCTCATTTTGCAAAGAGGATGATTTAAGATAATATGATCTTGTTGTGGGATAGGTTTCATAGATAAATATTTGATGTTGATTccttgaaaaaataaatagttgATATGGAATGAAAGGCCTCAAACAGGAACTCACTAGTTCGGACCTTGACATCCATATAGCTTATTTAAATTGTGCAGGAAGGCCATAGATATGCAGAGTGTAGGGGGTCTTGATGATAGGTCTAAGAatcgaaagaaggagaaggccaCTGAAGAAGAATTTAATAGAAGAGTGAGAGTGACCATCCATAGATTTGGCCTTGTGGTATCCAATAGTAAAATAGTATTCATACAGATGATCTTGTATGTTTGTATACTTTCTTGAAGTAAGATCTCCTCATTTGTAtgtattttttaatttctttttttttcccaactTGTGTGTTCATTTCTTTTCCCCCCCTCTAATTGGGACGGTTGGAATTTATCAATTATTTCAATATCCAGACTTGGAAACTCACAATATCAAAGAATATAATTTTCTCTCAGGAAATTTCTCCTTTTTAACTCTCATTTTTAGCAGCAAACATGAGAAGAATTCTTCACTATAACATTTCAAAGGTTTTgaataaagaaaaacaaagaaatgtgaTGTACCAATTAGTGGTTCTATATGTGGTTTTCCTGTTTGCATCTAACAGTTAGCTTTTCCTTGTACTATAGGTACAAAGGAAAAAATTCATGGAGATACTGCTGTTTCATGCTTCAGTAAGGCATGTTGATTTATCCCGCAAAGGCGCATGAGATTTTATTTATGGAAGTTAATTCTACCCTAATCTTGAGAGTTGAGACTGATTTTTAGTTCTACCAACAAAAAAAGATTTATAATTGATATTTTCTTATTAAAAGATCTAATCTTTATGAAAGCTAGTTTTTtcctgtaaaaaaaaaatctcaagaaAAGAGTTCTATATACAAAAACGTCACCATCTAGTTGCAAGCTTGTGtagtagccaatctacacaaatAAATGGCGATATTGGAAACCAAACAATGGAAATCATCAACCCAGACAATTCAagtaccaatatatatatatatatatatataaagatctTGTGCTATGAATCAACATGAACACAGAAAGTAAGCGAAGGGAAAGAACAATCTTACAGAATATACATGGTCCACTCATTATGGGGTTACCCTTACAGTCAAGCTAAGGAGGAATTTATCATTTTAGAAAGAATATGTCCAAAATCCCAGTAATACTGGCAAAAGACCTTACTGTTTACTCCAAAGTAAATCTCAATAACTGTAGCTTAAGGTAGAAGCATTTAGCATCAAATTTAATTATGTAATTCCTAATTGAATGGTTTCAGTACATGCTATCTCCTTGTCGATAATGTTGAAAATGGTATTTTGTTGTATAGTCATGTATGTAAGGAAAATGGATATATAGCAATTATTCACTCTGCAACTTATTACAAGTGAGCCAAGGAATTTGATGGTAATTTGGTTAAACAAAAACAGCTCGCTTGGGGTCAGCTGCATGGATGCTTTTTTGCCATTTGTTCCTAACTAAAGCTAGGTCCGTTAAAATGTAAAATTTGGATGTGTAAATTCTTCACTTTTTTCATCAGGTCATGTATGGTCTCCTCTGGCATTAATTTCTCACTGTATTGACAATCTGCAGCAGCCATTTGAATGCaaacaaataatttttattatctttATCAAATATCTGTCTTAGGATCTTCatattttttctagaaaatGAGATACTAAATTCAAGTGACAAAATCATTTTACATTAGAAACAGAGTGTAGTCTGCAAGCACACAGATAATAAAGGCATTCTGTTGATATGCTTTTTCATCTCTCAAGACTTTATAAAATTGAAGGATATCATATCACAAATGCATAGAGTTCTTTTTAGTCTGGTCGAGAAACTTGTATGTCAGCTTTTTCTGAGAAttacaatattttatattattattttttatataactaGAAATGCACCTTTTCTGGTTTCTAATTGCTTAAGATACAGCGCATAATGTTAGTTCTTTATTTGATCGCAATGTAGATTTGAGAAAAGAAGTAGTTGATGGCATGCCTTGAGCTGGATTCTCCACTACTTTTTTCAAATCCCCTATTGTCTGATCGTCCCTTCAACCTGCATCTAGAGGGAAGCATCTCATCTGGACTTTCAGTTGGGCCGAACGTTTTCTCGTCTACTCAATACCATTGTAGTATCATTCCAAAACCACCTCCACTCCCAGGATCATCCTATGATAGAAACAGATTCTCCAAAAAGTTAAAGGATTACAGTTATGTTCCTGAGGAAACAAAGCATGCTTGGGATAGACTTTTTTATGAAGGATATGAAGCTGATGTCCGTGTTCTTACAGATGACGAGGGCATAATTTTAGCACATTCAAGTGTTCTTGTAAGTGCTTCTCAATTCTTTATGTCAGTTGTGCATTGTATCCCGACTTCTTTATATCAAAATATGCGCTTTACATCACCTGATTGTAGGCTATGAAATAATTAGAAATTTTATTGGTGCTGGTATATGGTCATCCAAAGAGTTCTATATTGtcttttgatatttattttgaataaaaaatttGTCCCCAACCAAATGTAGCCTTCTAAAGAAGCTATCTTATCATTAGATCTGCAAAATTTCTACCAGAGATCTGCGAGTAGTGCAACCTACATGTTTTCAATAGATGGATGTttgttttgatattaaaaattacTTCATATAAGTGAAACATGGAATTTGATTGAACTTGTAAATAGTTGCAGACATTTCAAGATACTAAAAGTGAGTGATGCATTTGTTTTTCTCTCATGAGTCTATGGCATCTAAAGATTGAATTTAACAGGTGAGTTATCTAATGATTGGGGAACAATCAAAGGATTTGTCTTCAATATTCCCTGAggctttttattgttttctgtGGATTTGCCATTTTACCAATTTTACCAATTCAATCCCTGTGATATAGATATCTGCAAATATTTCCAATACAGGGAGCCACTTGGGCTATAATATTGGACAGGTGAAGTGATGTCATAGAGCCAATTTGCAGGATTTATGTTGGTCCCTTTCTTCTAGGTTTTTTTAGGGCGGAgggtgtcacgcccccgcctctgcgaggcacgtgaggcacctagtgcccacgtgggggccacatgaggagggaacacggggctcccctgccagatattgtccggttctggggcttcacgcaagcgtccttcacccctccccgattttgttttccacccaaaacgcgtctgcaggattaggagacacccgcctcatatgcccaggctctggaacgagtctttccgatgtgggactattgggcctcacacccttcccaccatcggacaagagccgtcctcggctctgataccaaatgtcacgcccccgcctctgcgaggcacgtgaggcacctagtgcccacgtgggggccacatgaggggggaacacggggctctcctgccagatattgtccggttctggggcttcacgcaagcgtccttcacccctccccgattttgttttccacccaaaacgcgtctgcaggattaggagactcccgcctcatatgcccaggctctgtaacgagtctttccgatgtgggactattgggcctcacagagGGGGTGTGGAATCTGGCTCTCTCCAGCATTCCTCTAAGAATGGATGTGCCAAAATGAGCTGAAGATGAACGAACATcatatgttcttggtctttttcCTTTTATATTAGGAGAAAAATGCATTAAAAAGAACAATTTCTCATAAAGGTTTCATTAATCCTTGGATTTGCCCAGcctatttaaattttctttagccttgGAGCCCAACATCTATTTTCGCTGATGAATAAGATTTGGCTTATCTCTGAACAGGGTATTACATCTCCTGTGCTGAGAAACATGTTAGAACAAGCAAGAGTTAAAGGGGGTTTTCAATGTATTAAAATTCCTGGTGTGCCTTCAGAAGCTGCCCATGCATTTATCCGATTTCTTTACTCTTCATGGTATGCCTGCAattcctttcttctttgctgCAGTTCTTGGAAATTTTTAAGCTATCAATAAGGTTAATTGTTTAATATGCACTAGTTCCATGGTCATGTGGCTGATTTCTCgtaaatttaattcatgcatcgACAAATCCTGAACATCGGGCATGGAACTGCACAGACTGATTTGACTCTATAGAACCTCTATCTCTATTATTTTAATGAGAGAAGCCCACATGACTGGACTTTTTAGTTTGTGGTTGAGCTGCCCTTATGTGGCCGGACTTTAGAGCACCAATACCATAAAGTCTTCATACATTTTCAATTTCAAAGGGCTCCTACCTCTAGGCTCCACGTGTAGCAACttagatttttttgaattttctttttaaaaaattgcaTTCATAGCTACATCTTTCCTTTGTTACCTTCTCATTCATGTGCATTGCACGAGTCCTTTCCATTATAACATTCGTGGACAACGAAAGACTTGCAAAATATTTTTGCATCCTACCACTGAATTTGTTCGCACGGGAATTAATCTTTCTAATATTTGTTCAATTAACATGGTCATGAAACTAGGGTTTTAGAAATAAAGTTGCATGTGTTGATTTGAATTTAAGCAATAGGCAACATTGCATTAATAAATGCAGGATTCTAACCAACATATTATGCATTCTGCTCTAAAATTCATCCAGACAATCTTGCCTAGAAATTGTTAAAGTCAGTCATCTTGTAATATGTCCAGCAGTCAATGGGAGTCACACTGGTTAGAAGGTTTAAATCCAGGCTTCCAATTTAGCCATCCATGTTTTGGCTGATcagaaaatatttcattattgAATCCCATAGACTTCTCTACAGTTAGGAAGGGCAGGCACAGAGCCCACCTACTTTTATTAGGGTGTAGACTGGACTCAAACTGACACCTAGTGACTTTTGGCACATTCAAAGCTCATAGACTTCTTATCTGGGATTCTTTGGTTGAAGATATTTATCATGCCACGACCCATTTGAGGAGTGGACAATGGACTAATGCTTTTATTGTGGTTGTGAAATTTGCTGATGGTGATGAAAATGTGATCTAATTGAACTGGCATTAGTCACTAGTCAAAAGTGCATAAGGAGCCAACCGGATGATTTGTAGGATAAGAGTTTATAAAAGGCTATATAGTTAGATATGTACTGATCTTTCTTTCAGTTTCTAATGCAGCTATGAACTGGACGCAATGAAGAAGTTCGTTCTTCACTTGCTTGTCATGTCGCACGCATTTTCAGTCCCTTCCCTGAAAAGGGTTTGCATCAGAGAACTGGAAACAGCATTGCTGACCTTCGAGAATGTGGTTGATGTGCTTCAGTTAGCCAGATTGTGTGATGCACCACGCCTTTCCCTTTTATGCACTCGGTTGATCATTAAAGAGTTCAAGACCATCTCAGTGTCGGAAGGGTGGAAAGTAATGAAGCAAGCCAACCCCTGTCTCGAGCAGGAGCTTCTTGAGGCTCTAGTGGAGACGGATTCTGTTAGTTCAGTTCTCTGTGCTATAACTTTCAAAGTTCTATTACAGCTATTTATCTAATGTTTGGTATACTTTTCAGATATTGTTATGTGAAATTTGCAGTAGacttattttaattttctattataatttataatccATAATTATCTTTCCTGTTGCATGTGCCACTAGAAGTACCTTTTTTTTGATTTGCTATATGCTCCAATATGGAAATATAGTAGCCCCATCCTTGTAAATTTGTTGCAGAAAACAGTTCGAAACTTGATGTCTTTTACATACATTGAACAATGCAAGTAATACAATAAGCTTGTTCAATACATGCACCCGTACTTATCTACCACTGTCTTTTCTGAGCAACCGTTTGACATTCTGTCTTAAGATGATTACTGAGATTTTAGCCCGGTTCTTttaccttttattttctttcttccttccttttttttccaagaAGCCTAAATAATATTTGAACCTAGAACTACCTAAATTTGTCGTTTTCATGATGCTTCCTAATCTACAAATATTACTCTGCTAACAAATGTATGTATTCCTTCTTTCCTGCTCTCAAATATTTGGAAATAGTTCTATTCTGTGAGAGGGAATGAGTGATAAATGATACACCTACATTGGTATATCTGCAGTGATGAAATCATATTAAGAGGCAATAAATTTCATCACCTACTGCTTGTTCCTCATCCTAAGTTTCATTGCTGTACATGTTGTCATTGGACCTGACCAACATCAGTACTGGCATGCAGAAAAAACAGGAGAGGGCCAAaaagatggaagaaaaaaaGGTGTACATGCAACTGTTTGAAGCAATGGAGGCTCTTTTGCACATATGCAGAGATGGGTGTCGGACCATCGGTCCCTGCGACAAGATGCTCAAAGACAATCAAGCCACCTGCAACTTCTCAGCTTGCAAGGGGCTGGAGTCGCTGGTCCGCCACTTCTCATGCTGCAAGACTCGAGTCCCAGGTGGTTGTGCACATTGCAAGCGGATGTGGCAGCTTCTCGAGCTCCATTCCCGCATGTGTTCTGAACCAGGCTCTTGCAAGGTCCCCCTATGCAGGTTTGTCATTCATGAGCTTGCTTAGATGACAAATGCAGAATCACAAATTTGCAGCAACTAGATGCTCTTTGTTGTGAGTTTAATGCTTTGTGCCTGTGATGATGACGACTTCACCTTCCACTAGTGCAGGCGTTTCAAGGATAAGATGCAGCACCTAAGCAGGAAGGAAGAAATGAAATGGAAGCTGTTGGCGAGCAACGTGATGGCAGCCAAAGGCACAATCAGCTCCATCTCTGCTCGGAGACCCTTGGTAACATAACTCTATTATGAACAACAAAGGGGACGAAAAATATGTCCAAAAAAATAAGTGCTATAAGTACTGTCCCATTGCCTGTGCTCCTATAGATTGCAAAGCTTGTTGCACTGCGACAGCGCCGCTGTATgtaaataaattataatcacAAGTTTTGAGTAAATCACAGCACAGCTTATAGGTTAGCAGGCTTACATCTTATATATCCTTCCTTTGCTGTCAACTGCATAGCCTCACAacaaaaaattagaagaaagaaataaaagtcCAACCGCATTACTAGATAAGGACATCTCATGGATTCATCCTTCCCTCGGGGCAGTCCTGATTTTGCAGTCTGGTTCACTGTGAAAATAACTCAGAGGTGGAATTGAACAAAATTTTGTATCACTGCCTTTTCCTATGGTTAATATAAACTCATGTTCTTCGGATGAGTTGTGGTCTTACTAATTCTAGGGGCAAAGAGAGTGGGGCATCTCTTAACTTGATGGTGTTTGCCTGAATTTTGGTACCCAGAGATTGGACTTGGGAGAACACAGATTAGATTTATCTTGAACATGGCTATGAATCACTTTTGTGCTGGTTTCACTTCTTTGGAGGTGTTGCTTCAACGCATCACCACCGGAGGTTGTTTGTTACATCTTTATCAAGTCTTTCTCATCTGAGAATGTCCATTTTCCTTGATAGCCCCAGAGTATCTACTGAGGTAATATTGTCCTCATGCATTTTCGTTAACTACAATTGGCTCGAATTTATTGTTTGGTTTCATATAATTGGATATCTAGCAAGTAGTCAGAATCAGATATCTGGTTTTGGTGAATTCAAAGTCCGAAATGTTCTTGCTGGTGCTTGGAAAATAG
It encodes the following:
- the LOC120111347 gene encoding BTB/POZ and TAZ domain-containing protein 3-like; this encodes MACLELDSPLLFSNPLLSDRPFNLHLEGSISSGLSVGPNVFSSTQYHCSIIPKPPPLPGSSYDRNRFSKKLKDYSYVPEETKHAWDRLFYEGYEADVRVLTDDEGIILAHSSVLGITSPVLRNMLEQARVKGGFQCIKIPGVPSEAAHAFIRFLYSSCYELDAMKKFVLHLLVMSHAFSVPSLKRVCIRELETALLTFENVVDVLQLARLCDAPRLSLLCTRLIIKEFKTISVSEGWKVMKQANPCLEQELLEALVETDSKKQERAKKMEEKKVYMQLFEAMEALLHICRDGCRTIGPCDKMLKDNQATCNFSACKGLESLVRHFSCCKTRVPGGCAHCKRMWQLLELHSRMCSEPGSCKVPLCRRFKDKMQHLSRKEEMKWKLLASNVMAAKGTISSISARRPLVT